From a region of the Haematobia irritans isolate KBUSLIRL chromosome 4, ASM5000362v1, whole genome shotgun sequence genome:
- the SMC2 gene encoding structural maintenance of chromosomes 2, which yields MYIKSVIIDGFKSYGRRTEIHGFDPEFTAITGLNGTGKSNILDSICFVLGIMNLGQVRAASLQDLVYKSGQAGITKATVTLIFDNTNPNQCPLGYEKCREISVTRQIVVGGKNKYLINGKLVQNKKISDFFCSVQLNVNNPSFLIMQGRITKVLNMKPHEILSMIEEAAGTSMYETKREATTKLIEKKDAKVRETNTLLHEEVEPKLDKLRRERAAYMDFQKICREIEYLTRIHISYRWLKYSEALKSIEANIEKLNERIETAKQNIVDNDAERERISESTKELQQKIDTESGGELKKIEAELEIQLQDESKSAGNLKAGQGAVDQEEKKLKALLKSMADDEKSLKAKEAEMAKVRDLFQSLKEADERDTLAYEEAQKKFEAVSQGLSTNEDGQASSLQDQLMNAKKSASEAQTTIKTSDMELRHCRTVLKQKESETQSNDAAYNKDKNLLDNLTVEIQGLNNKLQSIDYEEGVFERLQERKNALHHEIRQLQQQLDRSNACRFELRYRDPEPNFDRSKVRGMVGKLFDVLDEKNCLALMMTASGSLYSHVTDDDITSKKILQKGQLQQRVTIIPINKISSHPISQHVIDAAQRIGGKENVHSALQLIRYDPYFEPVMKFVFGHTLICSDLNIAKQVTYHRDVRCRSVTLEGDVVDPEGTLSGGSKPKGGNILQELAEIKRLERDIRDRKQEMAQIDRELANVENKARGYNKLKETLELRQHELKACQQRLGQTTFQQQQEEILSLKERIKSLEEDLLKARETQKTAQAKAKDIEAKLADAKGFRERELKAATEGMKKAKIQAEKSSNNWKKHEQGYETLQMEIEALQKDIATAKEQRTTIESSIVSLKEGLEEMRSKSKEAAGAVAELRKRIKDQKEKINSQNKELKNMFVKRDKLEKHNQELTLEIRKRENEVNKVRSESKESGKKLENLESKYPWIAEDKEFFGNKNTRYDYSKENPVQAGEKLNSMIQQKEKMERHINLKAMVLLEREEEQYQETMRRKQIVEQDKEKIKHIICKMDEKKREKVEKAWKVVDENFTSIFSTLLQGAQARLNPVKQNNQLVGLEIKVGFNGVWKESLGELSGGQRSLVALSLVLAMLKFSPAPLYILDEVDAALDMSHTQNIGNMLKAHFTASQFIIVSLKDGMFNNANVLFRTKFEEGVSAVTRTVNPKLGRK from the exons ATGTATATTAAGTCGGTCATCATAGATGGCTTCAAATCTTACGGCCGCCGCACAGAAATCCATGGATTTGACCCAGAATTTACCGCCATCACCGGCCTCAACGGTACAGGCAAATCAAATATCCTCGATAGCATTTGTTTCGTTTTGGGCATCATGAATTTGGGCCAGGTGAGAGCAGCATCGCTTCAGGATTTGGTGTACAAAAGCGGCCAGGCTGGTATAACAAAAGCAACAGTTACATTGATTTTCGACAATACCAATCCCAATCAATGCCCACTGGGCTATGAAAAATGCCGTGAAATTTCCGTGACCCGCCAAATTGTGGTTGGAGGCAAAAACAAGTACCTTATCAATGGCAAATTGGtgcagaataaaaaaatttcagatttCTTCTGTTCGGTGCAGTTAAACGTTAACAATCCCAGTTTTTTGATTATGCAGGGACGCATTACAAAAGTATTGAATATGAAGCCACATGAG ATTTTATCTATGATAGAAGAGGCAGCTGGAACTAGCATGTACGAAACCAAGCGAGAAGCAACAACAAAACTAATTGAAAAGAAGGACGCTAAGGTCCGGGAGACAAATACACTACTGCACGAAGAAGTGGAGCCAAAGCTCGATAAATTAAGAAGAGAACGAGCTGCATATAtggattttcagaaaatttgtcgCGAAATCGAATATCTCACAAGAATTCACATTTCATATCGTTGGTTGAAATATAGTGAAGCTCTTAAGTCAATAGAGGCTAACATCGAGAAGCTTAACGAACGCATTGAGACGGCGAAACAAAACATCGTCGACAACGATGCTGAACGCGAGCGTATAAGTGAAAGTACAAAAGAGCTACAGCAAAAAATCGATACCGAAAGTGGAGGGgaattgaagaaaattgaagCCGAACTTGAAATTCAGCTACAGGATGAAAGCAAATCTGCAGGTAATCTGAAGGCGGGCCAAGGTGCTGTTGACCAGGAGGAAAAGAAATTGAAAGCCCTTTTGAAAAGTATGGCAGATGATGAAAAGAGTCTTAAAGCCAAGGAAGCTGAAATGGCGAAAGTTAGAGATCTGTTCCAAAGTCTAAAGGAGGCAGATGAACGAGATACACTGGCATATGAAGAAGCCCAAAAGAAGTTTGAAGCTGTATCCCAGGGTTTGTCGACGAACGAAGATGGCCAAGCATCATCCCTCCAGGACCAGTTGATGA ATGCTAAAAAGTCTGCGAGTGAAGCACAAACAACAATTAAAACATCTGATATGGAGTTGCGACATTGTCGCACAGTTTTGAAGCAAAAGGAAAGCGAAACCCAGTCCAATGATGCGGCCTATAACAAAGACAAAAATCTCCTCGATAATCTAACAGTGGAAATCCAAGGTTTAAACAATAAATTACAGTCTATAGACTATGAGGAAGGAGTGTTTGAACGTTTACAGGAAAGAAAAAATGCTTTACATCACGAAATTAGGCAATTACAGCAACAATTGGATAGAAGTAATGCATGTCGATTTGAACTGCGATACCGTGATCCGGAGCCGAATTTTGATCGCAGTAAAGTTCGTGGTATGGTAGGAAAACTATTTGATGTTTTGGACGAGAAAAAttgtttggcattaatgatgacagCTTCGGGAAGT TTATATAGCCATGTTACCGATGATGATATAAcgagtaagaaaattttacaaaagggTCAATTACAACAACGTGTTACCATTATACCCATCAATAAAATATCATCACATCCCATAAGTCAACATGTGATCGATGCTGCCCAACGCATAGGCGGTAAAGAGAATGTTCACTCAGCATTGCAACTTATACGATATGATCCCTATTTTGAACCTGTGATGAAGTTTGTTTTCGGTCACACATTGATATGTAGTGATTTAAACATTGCCAAGCAG GTGACTTACCATCGTGATGTTCGTTGTCGTTCGGTAACACTTGAAGGTGATGTTGTTGATCCCGAAGGTACTCTCTCTGGTGGTTCCAAACCAAAAGGTGGCAACATTCTTCAAGAATTGGCGGAGATAAAACGATTGGAAAGAGATATTAGGGATCGCAAGCAAGAAATGGCGCAAATTGACAGAGAACTGGCAAATGTTGAAAATAAAGCCAGAGGCTATAACAAACTCAAGGAAACTTTGGAACTTAGACAGCATGAATTAAAAGCCTGTCAGCAGCGTTTGGGGCAGACAACATTCCAACAACAACAGgaagaaattttgtctctaaAGGAGcgtataaaatctttggaagaaGACCTGTTAAAAGCGCGAGAAACACAAAAAACTGCCCAGGCAAAAGCCAAAGACATTGAAGCCAAGCTGGCCGATGCAAAAGGTTTCCGTGAACGGGAATTAAAGGCTGCAACAGAGGGAATGAAAAAAGCAAAGATACAAGCCGAAAAGTCAAGTAATAATTGGAAGAAACATGAACAAGGCTATGAGACTTTACAGATGGAAATTGAGGCATTGCAAAAAGATATTGCCACAGCAAAAGAGCAACGTACCACTATAGAATCCAGTATTGTAAGCCTTAAGGAAGGATTGGAAGAAATGCGATCAAAGAGCAAAGAAGCAGCCGGAGCAGTGGCCGAATTGCGAAAGCGTATTAAAGATCAAAAGGAGAAGATTAATTCACAaaataaagagttgaaaaacatgtttgtcAAAAGGGACAAATTGGAGAAGCACAATCAAGAACTCACACTGGAAATCAGAAAACGCGAGAACGAAGTCAATAAAGTCCGATCTGAAAGTAAAGAGTCTGGAAAAAAGCTAGAAAATCTCGAAAGCAAATACCCTTGGATAGCTGAGGATAAAGAGTTCTTCGGTAATAAAAACACTCGTTATGATTATTCGAAAGAAAACCCTGTACAAGCAggagaaaaattaaattccatGATTCAGCAAAAGGAGAAAATGGAACGCCATATTAATTTGAAAGCAATGGTACTACTCGAACGTGAAGAGGAACAATACCAAGAGACGATGCGCAGAAAGCAAATTGTTGAAcaggacaaggaaaaaataaaGCACATTATATGCAAAATGGATGAAAAGAAACGAGAAAAGGTCGAAAAGGCTTGGAAGGTTGTCGATGAAAATTTCACCAGTATATTCAGCACCCTATTGCAAGGGGCTCAGGCCCGATTAAATCCCGTTAAACAAAATAATCAACTCGTTGGCTTGGAAATTAAAGTAGGTTTTAATGGAGTTTGGAAAGAATCGCTGGGCGAATTGTCCGGGGGTCAACGATCTCTGGTAGCTCTTTCGTTAGTATTAGCTATGTTGAAATTTTCACCTGCTCCCCTCTACATTTTGGATGAGGTCGATGCCGCTTTGGATATGTCTCACACACAAAACATTGGTAATATGTTGAAGGCTCATTTTACAGCATCTCAATTCATAATAGTTTCTCTCAAAGACGGCATGTTTAACAATGCCAATGTTTTATTCCgaacgaaatttgaagaaggtGTTTCAGCTGTTACTCGAACAGTTAATCCTAAACTAGGACGCAAATGA